GGAACCTGCCGTCAGGTCACTCTTCCGTGGCGGGCTCTCCGTGGGTGACACCCTCGCGCGCCTCGGCTGACAGCCGACGGAGCGCTGCCTGGGCGTTCGCCGCGTCGTAGCCGAAGAAGACGTCCTTCCCGTAGGCGTCGGCGACCTCGGTCGCGTGGATCAGGTTATCGACGTCGACGTTCACGGCGTAGAGTTCGATGCTGAACGGCGTCTCGAGTGCGCTCTGGAAGCCCTTCGCGATGGTCTCGAGCCAGTAGGTCGTCCCGTAGTGTGTATCGTAGAGCGGGACGACGAACTCGTCGACGTGTGCTGCGAGCGCCGGAAGGTCGAGGCCGGCGCGTTCGTAGAGGTGGCCGGGGTACGGGTCCGGGTAGAGCGTCAGGTAGACGCGACCTGGGATTCGATCGGCGGCCTCGGAGACGAAGTCGGTGATGACGCTCGCTCGCCACTCGAGGCGGTCGTCGAACTCGCTCGCGGCGAACGCTTCGGCGCAGCGATCGCAGTGGCAGTACTCCGCGCGCGGAAAGCCGACGTCGTCGAGGCGGACGTCCGCGTTCGCGGCGACGCAGTCGTCGACGATCTCGAGTAGCCCCTCGCGGTACTCCTCGCGGGTCGGGCAGACGTACGCCCAGTCGAAGTAGGGCTGCTCGCGAGTGGCGCGGTTGCCCTCGTCGTCGACGGGGACGAGCGAGGGGTCGGCGTCGGCGGCGGCGTTGTCCCCGAAACAGGAGACCATGTTGACGGCCTCGGGGAGCGGTTCGGCGGACCTGCCGGTGACGTCTTTGACTTCGTAGAAACCGCGATCGAACGCGTCCCAGGTCACCTCTTCGGCGTTCCGGGTGACGACTCCATACATACCCGACCGGAGGGCCTGGAGAGAGTAAGGCGTTCGGTCTCAGTTATTCGACTGGGTCGTACTCGATCTCGGGGTCCGTCGAACTGCTGAAGACGACTTTCCAGACGAGGGCGATTACGACCAGGGCGATCAGGATTTTAATGGCTCGCGACATGTACGTCAGTATCGTCGACCGGCACGCACTTAGATTTTTCTAGAGGTTCGGTTGCATGGGAGAAGTCATCGCTGGCAAACCGGGCCGCGCGTCGAGCCACAGCGGGTGAGCGATCGCTCGTCTCACTCCTGGATGTGGCTGGCGATGTGCTCACGCACGATCGTTCCACAGTACGCACACCGAACGCCGTCCTCGAGCACCTCGAAGGTCGTCGTGACCGGCTCGTCGGCGTTCGTGATACAGCCGGGGTTGGGGCACTCGAGGACGGCTTCGACGACGTCGGGCCGTTCGACGCGCGATTTTTCGACGACCTCGTAGTCGCGGACGATATTGATCGACGCGTCGGGCGCGATCAGCGAGAGGACGTCGACTTCGTCCTGGCTCAGTTCGTGGCCTTCGACCTTGACGATGTCTTTGCGCGCGAGCCGGTCGGACGGGACGTTCATGCCGACGGAGACCTCCTCGCCTCTACTCCCGTCGATGCCGAGGATCGCGAGGACGTTGAGCGACTGCCCGCCGCGGATGTGGTCGATGACGGTTCCATCGCGGATCTTGCTGACGCGGAGTTCGTGGTCGTCGCTCATGGCGAATCACCCAGGAGGAGGTCGAGCAGCGCCATGCGAACCGGCACGCCGTTGTGTGCCTGTTCGAAGTACGCCGCGTGGTCGGTGCCGTCGACGGCCGGCGAAATCTCGTCGACGCGCGGGAGCGGGTGCATCACGGTCAGGTCGTCGGCTGCGTCCTCGAGCGTCTCGAGATCGATCTGGTACTCGCCGGCGACCTGCCGGTACTCGGACTCGTCGGGGAACCGCTCGCGCTGGATCCGGGTGACGTAGAGGACGTCGAGGTTCGGGAGGACCGCCTCGAGCCCGTCGTGTTCCCTGACCGTCGCGCCCTCCTGGTGGAGGTCGTAGATGACCTCTCGGGGCAACTGGAGGCTTTCGGGGCTGATGAAGTGTTGCTGGGCGTCGAAGTTCGTCAGGGTGTACGCGAGCGAGTGAACCGTCCGGCCGTACTTCAGATCGCCCATGACGCCGATGGTGAGGTCCTCGAGGCCGGCGTTCTGGCGGATCGTGTAGAGGTCGAGTAAGGTCTGGGTCGGGTGCTGTCCCGCCCCGTCGCCGGCGTTCAAAAGCGGCACGTCGACGTACTCGCTGGCCATCTTCGCCGCTCCCTCTCGCGGGTGACGCAGGACGAGCGCGTCGGCGTAGCCCTCGATGACCCGGACGGTGTCGGCGAGGCTCTCGCCTTTCTTGACGCTCGAGGACTCGATCGAGCCCATGTCGACGACGTCGCCACCCAGGCGCTTCATCGCCGTCTCGAAGCTCATCTTCGTTCGCGTGCTCGGCTCGAAAAAGAGGAGGCCGAGCAACTTCCCCGCGTGTCGCTCCGCGACGGCAGCCGGATCGGCGTCGATCTCGGCGGCGCGATCGAGGACGAGCTCGACGTCCTCGCGAGCGAGTTGCTTGCTCGTGATGAGGTGATCGTGGCGCATCCGTTCGTTACGGCTCTCCGGTGCCCCTTGAATCTCTCCATTCGGGTGGCCACAGCCAGCCACGACGTGAGCCGTGCTGACAGGCTGGACGGCTCGTCACCGCGTCGGGACGCCGATTTCGGATCCATCGGTCGAACGAAGATCGGCTCCGACCGACGATTCTACGACTGGTTGCGATGAGCCGACGAGCGTTTCCGGCGGCCGTCTCACGGCGTCGACTGCTGGCCCCGCACGGCGAGTCGAACGGGCCCCGATCTGAAGCCAAGGTAAAGAGTTATCAGTGGAGTACGGTAATACCACACAATCGATGGAGGGTCGGCTGCACACCGGAATCGACGTGTTAGACCGGAAACTCGACGGCGGTCTGCCACCAGGTTGTGTCGTGGCGTACACCGCAGCGCCGGCCAGCCAGTCTGAGCTACTCCTGTACGAACTCACGGCCGCCCGGGGGACGCTTTACATCTCGACCGAGCGCTCCGATCAGTCCATCCGACACGCGGTCGACTCGTCGATGGCCCGAGTCGGGACGCCAACCGTCAGACGGATCGACAGCCAGAATCCGCTCGAGGAAGCCACGCGACTGATCGGCGCGCTCCCGGAGGGGGCGAACCTCATCGTCGATCCGATGGACCCCCTCGAGCGCACGGACCGGGAGGCGTACGTGGACTTTCTCAACGCCCTCAAAGACCGGATGCTCGAAACCCGGAGCATCGCGATCTTGCACTGCCTGAAAGCCGACGATCAGCCCGCGAACCGGTCGACGACCGAGCACGTCGCTGACGCCGTCTTCAACCTCCAGACGCGGGTCGGTGCGACGGAACTCGAGAACTTCCTTACGATTCCCAAGTATCGTCACGGCGGCGCACCCACCGAGACGATCAAGCTCCAGCTCTCAGAGCGGGTCGAGATCGACACGAGTCGCGACATCGCCTGAATAGAGAAATCGACTACCCGTCGTAGGAGGTGAGCGTCAGTTCGTGCAGTAGTGCACCTGTTTCGTCAAAATCAGCACTGGACAGAATCATCGCGTGCTCAGTCGAGACACAGTATTTGAAACTCAACTCATCGAAAATTCGACGCTCAACAACCAGACAATCAAGCCCTGCATGACTGTCGGTGCCCGTCACTTCATAATTGAGCCCGGCCGTTTCTTCCCAGGTATCACCGACCGAAAGGGTGGATAAATCAACGTTTGCGAAATCGTTGATCGGATACCACAAATCGCCAACCCGGGCGTTTGTGAGGTCGTCGATATCGAGATCCTCGTTGAGCGGCCGGCCATCAGAAAAGCTGTCCGGAATAATTGGCGTCACCGTAATCGTCTCTTCTTCCACGAAGCCCGCTTCGTCGATCGTGACATCGACGGTTGCCTCGTCGCCGTCTATGTCTCGAACGTCCCAGACGAACCGTTCGATA
This portion of the Natronobeatus ordinarius genome encodes:
- the pyrI gene encoding aspartate carbamoyltransferase regulatory subunit produces the protein MSDDHELRVSKIRDGTVIDHIRGGQSLNVLAILGIDGSRGEEVSVGMNVPSDRLARKDIVKVEGHELSQDEVDVLSLIAPDASINIVRDYEVVEKSRVERPDVVEAVLECPNPGCITNADEPVTTTFEVLEDGVRCAYCGTIVREHIASHIQE
- the pyrB gene encoding aspartate carbamoyltransferase, whose amino-acid sequence is MRHDHLITSKQLAREDVELVLDRAAEIDADPAAVAERHAGKLLGLLFFEPSTRTKMSFETAMKRLGGDVVDMGSIESSSVKKGESLADTVRVIEGYADALVLRHPREGAAKMASEYVDVPLLNAGDGAGQHPTQTLLDLYTIRQNAGLEDLTIGVMGDLKYGRTVHSLAYTLTNFDAQQHFISPESLQLPREVIYDLHQEGATVREHDGLEAVLPNLDVLYVTRIQRERFPDESEYRQVAGEYQIDLETLEDAADDLTVMHPLPRVDEISPAVDGTDHAAYFEQAHNGVPVRMALLDLLLGDSP
- a CDS encoding RAD55 family ATPase, which encodes MEGRLHTGIDVLDRKLDGGLPPGCVVAYTAAPASQSELLLYELTAARGTLYISTERSDQSIRHAVDSSMARVGTPTVRRIDSQNPLEEATRLIGALPEGANLIVDPMDPLERTDREAYVDFLNALKDRMLETRSIAILHCLKADDQPANRSTTEHVADAVFNLQTRVGATELENFLTIPKYRHGGAPTETIKLQLSERVEIDTSRDIA